In a single window of the Pleurodeles waltl isolate 20211129_DDA chromosome 4_2, aPleWal1.hap1.20221129, whole genome shotgun sequence genome:
- the TMEM205 gene encoding transmembrane protein 205 isoform X2 → MATEGEPAALVKVLHLMILSSSWGMQLWMTFIAGFVLIRGVSRHTFGLVQSKLFPFYFYSVLGCAFLNLSIYATYHPRELLSPSESLQILLFFLCLVLAAVNAQWLSQSTNKTMLKMQEIEREHGLGDEVGRKEKREAYKALQEKDPKYKALRHKFFRYHGLSSLCNLVCMVCNGVNLAYAGLQLSEL, encoded by the exons ATGGCAACTGAAGGGGAGCCAGCCGCCCTGGTGAAGGTCCTGCACCTGATGATCCTGTCCTCTTCCTGGGGCATGCAGCTATGGATGACATTTATTGCTG GGTTTGTGCTGATCCGGGGGGTGAGTCGACACACGTTTGGGCTTGTGCAAAGCAAGTTGTTTCCTTTCTACTTCTATTCTGTGCTGGGATGTGCCTTCCTGAATTTATCCATCTATGCGACCTATCATCCAAGGGAGCTTCTGAGCCCAAGCGAGAGCCTACAG ATTTTGCTTTTCTTCCTCTGCCTTGTCCTAGCTGCTGTCAACGCGCAGTGGCTGTCCCAGAGCACGAACAAGACCATGCTGAAGATGCAGGAGATCGAGCGGGAGCATGGCCTGGGTGATGAGGTGGGACGGAAGGAAAAGCGGGAAGCCTACAAGGCCCTTCAGGAGAAAGACCCCAAGTACAAGGCTCTGCGACACAAGTTCTTCCGGTACCATGGGCTCTCGTCACTCTGCAACCTCGTCTGTATGGTGTGCAATGGAGTGAACTTGGCCTACGCCGGCCTGCAGCTCTCAGAACTTTAG